CGAGCAGCAGCGCCACGAGGGAGAGGACGAGGGTCGCACCGCGCATGGTCAACGCACCGCTTGCGAGAGGTACTGCATCATGCTGTCGGCGGCCGACAGCACCTTCGTGTTCATCTCGTACGTGCGCTGGGCGGCGATCATGTCGACCATCTCCTCCACCACCTGCACGTTCGACCCCTCGAGCGCGCCCTGCTTGAGCTTGCCGAGCGGACCCTCGCCCGGGTTGCCTTCGGTGGGCGCGCCGCTCGCGGCCGTCTCGAGGTAGAGGTTGTCGCCCACGGCGAGCAGCCCCGGCGGGTTCATGAAGCTGGCGAGCGTGAGCTGGCCCACTTCGGTGAGCTCGGTGTTGCCGGCCGTCTTGACGGACACCACACCGTTTTCGCCGATGGTCACCGAGATGGCGTTCGCCGGGATGGTGATCTCGGGAACGATGCTCAGGCCCTGCGCGGTCACGAGGCGGCCCTGGGCGTTCACGTCCAGGGCCCCGGCACGGGTGTACGCCGTGTCGCCGTTCGGGCGCTGCACCTGCAGGAACCCGGAACCCACGATGGCCACGTCCAGCGGCTGGCTCGTCGTCTGCACGTTGCCGGTGGAGAACACCTTCTGCGTGCCGACGAGGCGGGTGCCGTTGCCGAGCTGCACGCCGGTGGGCGAGACGGTGTTGTCGTCGCGCTGGGCCCCCGGCTGTTCGTTGACCTGGTAGAAGAGGTCTTCGAACATCACGCGGTCCCGCTTGAAACCGGTCGTGTTGACGTTGGCGAGGTTGTTGGCGATGGCCTGCAGCTTGGCGTCCTGCGCCTGCACGCCGGTCTTGCTGATCCAGAGGGCGGGGTTCATCGAATTCTCCTTGTTCGGTCGGGGGCGAGGGTCACTCGCGCGTCATTCGCGGATGAGGCGGTTGCCCGCCTCGGCCATGCCGTCGGCGGCCTTGTAGAGCTTCATCTGCACCTCGAAGTCGCGGGTCAGGCTCATCGTGGCCACCATCTCCTCGACGGCCGACACGTTGCTGCCTTCGAGGAAACCGCCACGCACCCCCACCGTGTCATCGGCAGGAAGTTCGTCGCCTGTACGGCTGACGATCAACCCGGCCTCGTTTTTTGTCAGATCGGCCGCATCCGCGCGCACGAGCTTGAGCTTGTCGATGACCTGCATCTGCGTCTGGCCGTCGATCTGGACCGAGATCGTGCCGTCGGCGCCGATGGACAGCGCCGTGTACGGCGGCAGCACGATCGGGCCGCCCTCGCCCAGCACCGGATGGCCCGACACGGTCAGCGCGCCGTCGGCGTCGATGGCCATCGACCCCGAACGGGTGTAGGCCTCGCCGTCCTGCCACTGCACGGTCAGGTAGCCGGGGCCGGCCAGCGCGACGTCGAGGTCGCGCCCGGTCTGGCGCACCGCCCCCTCGCGGCCGGAGATGGCGTTGGCCTGCAGTGCGCCGAGATGGCGCGCGTCGTACCCGTAGCCCCCCTTCACGGCCTGGCTCGTGGCCAGTTCCATGTTCGCGCGGAAGCCGGGCGTGTCGAGGTTCGCGAGGTTGTTCGCGTGCACCTGCTGGGCGTGCAGCGCCCGCTCGGCGCCGCTCATCGCGGTGTAGATCAGGGCGTCCATGTCAGACCGCTTGCATCAGGGCCTGGACCATCTGGTTCTCGGTCGAGATGACCTTCGCGTTGGCCTGGTAGTTGCGCTGCGCCGACATCAGGCCCACGAGTTCCGCGGTGATGTCCACGTTCGACTGCTCCACCGCGCCCGAGGTCAGCGTGCCGGCCATGCCGCTGCCGGGGGCGAAGTACAGCGGTGTGCCCGACGCGTTCGACGTGGTCCAGCTCGTGCCGCTCACGGCGATCAGCGCGCCTTCGTCGGGGAACGTGGCGAGGGCCAGGGTGCCCACGACCTGCTTCTCGTTGTTGCTGTACTTGGCCACGACCTGGCCCTCGTCGTTGATCTCCACGTCGATCAGGGTGCCGGAGGCATAGCCGTTGGCGCTGTTGGCGGACGTGGTGGCCTCGCCCGAGTAGCTCGTGCTGCCGGCGTAGTCCATCGTGACGGCGAACGGCGCGGCGCCGGCCGGGGTGGGCAGCGCCACGGCCACCGGCGCGGCGGGCGTCGAGAGCTTGCCGTCGGTGCCGAAGTTCAGCGTGCTGGTGCCGGGCACCGCGGCGCCGTCCATCGTGTAGTGCACCGTGACCTGGTTCGTGCCGGTCTTGACGAAGTACTGGGTGACGCTGTGCTGGGCGCCCAGCGAGTCGTACACCACCGACACCATCGAGCCGTTGAAGCTGCGCGGCTCGGCCGGATCGAACACCGCGACGGTCGGGGTGGTCCAGTCGGACGACAGGTTGCCGGTGTACTTCATCTGCGTGGAGGCCTGCGCGGCGATCTGGCCCGTCGGGACCTGCAGGTCGCCCATCGGGCCGAGGGCCGTGCTGCCCGGGATGGCGGCGAAGCCCTGGGCGCGGCGGCCGAGGCTGTCGATGATGTAGCCTTCCTTGTCCTTCGAGAAGATGCCGACGCGGTGGTACAGCGTGTTGCCGGCGCTGTCGCGGCTCGTGAAGAAGCCGCGGCCCTGGATGGACGCATCCATGCCCCGGCCGGTCGTCAGCACGCTGCCACCGGCGCTGATGCTCTGCGTGAGCGAACCCACTTCCGAACCCGTGCTCTGCGTGCCGGCGTACGTCGACGTGAAGTTCACGCGGCTCGACTTGAAGCCGTAGGTGCCGGAGTTGGCGATGTTGTTCGAGATGGTGTCGAGCTGGGCGTTGACCGAGTTGATGCCGGACAGGGCGATGTCGAAGCTCATGGGATTTCCCTTCAGTTGGTGGCGGCCTGCAGGCGGCCATTGAAACGGGTGACGGAGTCGGGAGCGACTTCGCCGAGGTGGCTGACGTTCAGCACGACGCCGCCGGCCATCGAGAGCTTGACGCTCTCGAGCGTGCCGGCGATCTCGATGCGGGGTTTCTGTTCGGCCGAGGTCTCGACCTTCATCGTGTAGCTGCCGGGCTTCAAGCCCAGCTTGGCCGGGTCGATCGAGAAGGCGGCTTCGCCGGGGGGGAGCGTGCCGAGGGTGATGCGGGTCTCGGCCCCGTCGGCGGCCTTGAGCACCACGGCGGTGGTGGCGCTCGCGTTCTCGAGCGTGACGACGCCGTCGATCTTCTCGGTGCCGACGGTGACCTTGTCGGTGTTGATCATCAACTGCGAGCCCACCTGCGAACCGAGGGACAGCACCTGCATGCTTTCCATCATCGAGGCCGAGGCGGCGCCCTGGCGGGCCAGGTTCTGAAGCGACTCGGTCTGGCTCAGCTGCGTGAGCTGGTTGACGAAGGCGCTCGGGTCCTGCGGTTCGAGCGGGTTCTGGTTGCGGATCTGGGCCACGAGCAGCGTGGTGAACAGCGTGGAGAGCTCGCCGTTGCCGCTGATGGCGTTGGAAACCGCGCCCGAGGAGCCGGACGTGTTGGTCGTGCCGTTGAGCAAGGTGGTCATGGGGTCAGCCTTCGCCGAGTTTCAGCAGCGATTGCTGCATGGTTTTCACACGGCTCATCACCTCGACGTTCGTCTCGAACGCACGCGATGCGGCCATCATGTCGGTCATCTCCGCCACGGGATTGACGTTGGGGTAGAACACGGTGCCGTCCTCGTTGGCGAGCGGATGGCCCGGCTCGTGCGCGCGGCGCACGGGCTCGGTGCTCTGCACCACGTCGAGCACCTGCACGCCGGCGCCGGCGCCCGTGGTGTCGCCCATCACGGCGGCGAACACGGGCTTGCGGGCGCGGTAGGCGTCGCCTTCCACGCCGGAGGCGGACTGGGCGTTCGCGAGGTTGCTCGCGATGGTGTTGAGGCGGACCGACTGGGCGTTCATGGCCGAGCCGGCGATCTGGGCGATGTTGCGGAAGGTCATGGGGTCACTGTCCGTTGATGGCTTTCGCCAGGCCGCGGAGCTTCATGTTGACGAACGTGAGGCTCGTCTGAAAATCCGACGAGTTCTGGGAGAACGCGGCCTGTTCGCTGCCGAGTTCGACGGTGTTGCCATCCTGCGAGGCGTGGTTCGGGACGCGGTAGAGCGCCTCGGCGTCGCCGTCGGTGTCCAGGCTCAGGCCGGTGGCGTCGTCGGCCATCGAGCGCTTCAGGGCCGAGGCGAAGTCGATGTCGCGCGCCTGGTAACCCGGGGTGCTCTCGTTGGCGATGTTCGCGGCGAGAATCCGGGTGCGTTCCGCCCGCAGCCGCAGCGCGTCGGGATGCACACCCAAAGCCTTGTCAAAATCGATGCCCATGGATCACCTCCGGTTCAAGTTTTCAATCGGCGCCGCGCTCGGCGCCGTCGTGTTGCAGGTGGCGGCCGCCGAGCCGCGCGGCGTGGAGCCGCAGCTGCTCGACGCGGCGCGCGAGGTGCTCGACACCCGGGCCGACCGCGAGGGCTGGCTCGAGCCGCAGTTCGAAGTGGTGCTGCAGCGGCCGCGCACGCCGCTGCTGCCGTGCCGCAAGCCGCTCGCCATCGAGCCCGTCGACACGCGGCAGGCGAGCCGGCTGCGCCTGGCGGCGCGCTGTCCCGACGCCGAGGGCTGGGAGCAGACGTTCACGCTGAAGGCCACCGTGTCGGCCAAGGTCGCCATCGCGGCCACGGCGGTGCCGTCGGGCAAGGCGCTTTCGGACGCCGACGTGGCCACCGAACGGCGCGACATCACGTCGCTGCCCGACGCGATCTCCGACCCGGCCACGGCCGTGGGGCAGTCGAGCCGGCGCGCCTTGCGCAGCGGCGACGTCCTGCGGGCGGCCTGGCTGTCGGCGCCGGTGCTGGTCAAGCGGGGCGACAGCGTGCGGATCGTCGCGCAGCGCGACGGCATCACGGTCACCGTGGCCGGCGAGGCCCAGGAAAGCGGCGCGCGCGGCGCCGTCGTGCGGGTGCGCAACAGCGGCAACGGGAAGGTGATCCGCGCGCGGGTCGTCGACGAGGGCACGGTGCAGCCGGCCGACTTGTAGCCGTTCATCGCTTGCCCCCCATCACGGACCGGGCCACGCCGGTCAGTTTGTCCGCATAGGCCGGGTCGGTGGCGTAGCCGCCGCGGGCCAGCCCCTCGGCGAACGCGCGGGCATCGCTGCCGGTGTTGAGGGCGCCGCGGTAGCGCGGGTTGTCGAGCAGCACCTGGGCGTAGTCGCGGAAGGCGGCCGTCGCGTCCGGGTAGCTGCGGAACCGTTCGGTGCGGGGCACGGCCACGCCGTCTTCCACCTCGGTGGTGCGGGCGGCGGCCACGTCGCCGGTCCAGCCACCGGTGGCCTTGATGCCGAACACGTTGTGCGTGGTGGAGCCGTCGGCCTGCAGCAGCGGCTTGCGGCCCCAGCCCGACTCCAGCGCGGCGTGGGCCACCACCAGCTCGGGGGCCACGCCGAGCTGGCGGGCGGCTTCCTCGGCGGCGGGTGTCACGCCGGCCACGAAGGCGGCCTGGTCGCCGCTGAAGGACGGCGACGCGGCGGCCGTGACCGCGTCGCGCACGCGCTGGCCTTCGAGGGTCAGCATCGGGGCGGCGGGCATCGACGGGCCGGAGCCGTTCGCGATGAAGTCCTCGACCTCGCCGCGCACGTCACCGTACAGCGCGCCGAAGCCGCGGCCGCCACCGGCCGCGGCCAGGGGTGTCGTGGCCGCGGTGGGGGCCGTGGGGCGGATCGCGAGGTCAGGCCGGATCATAGGTCGTGGCCTCGCCGTGCATCACGCGCTGCATCAGGCTGTGCTGGTCCATCATCAGCTGGCAGTTGCGCGCGTTCAGGCGCTTGCTTTCGCGCACCAGGTCCTCGAGCGCGTGCCAGCCCGATTCGAGCGCCTCGCGGCGCGCACCGTCGAGCAGCTTGAACACGCCGGTCATCGGCACGCCGTCGCCCAGCATCCCGCGCACCAGCGTGTTCCGCTCGCGCCGGCTGGCGTCGAGCGTGACGACCAGTTCGGTCACGCCGTTGGCGAGTTCGGACAGCTCCACCGCGTCGTGCTGCAGGGCCGCCTTGAACTGCGACTCCAGCAGGCGCACCAGCTCGCGGTAGCGCTGGATGTCCGCACCGACCCCCTGCATCAGCCGGGTCAGCGCCGGGCCGTGGCTCATCGCGAACCTCCGTGGAAGCGCTCGATCAGGCCGGCGAGGCGGGCCGGGTTGAACGGCAGCTCGCCCTTGGCCAGTGCATCGCGCAGCGCGGCGACCTTGGCCTCGTCGATCTCGGGCATGTCGCGCATCGCGGCGAGCGCCGGCTGCAGCGTGCTGCTCTGCAGCGCGGCGGCGGACGGCTTCGCGGCGACCGGGGCGGTCTCGGCGACCGACGTGTCGGCCACGGCCGGGGCGGCGACGCCCTGGGGCTGGAGGGGGGAGCCTGAAATTCTCATGCGAGAGCCTCTGGGTCTGGTTTGCATGGGGGATGCACTCGCGGGTCACTGCGTGACCGGCGCGCGCCCTTTCGTGTCGGTCAGCTGCGAGCGCAGGGCCCGGAGCGCGTCGGTGTCGGGGGACGTCACCGTCACGCCGTCGGCGAGGGCCACCTGGTCGGTCGGCATGCCGAACATCGAGGAGACGAGGCCGGCCTGCTGGCTGGTCAGGATGAGCAGTTCGATGCGGCGGTTGATGCCGGCGGCCGCGTCGCGGGTGTCGAGCGGCGCGCGGTCGGCCATGCCCACCACCTGCAGGATGCTGCGGGCGGGCATGCCGCCTTCCTGCAGCTGCGTGCGGGCGGCCATCGCGCGGTTGCTCGACAGCGTCCAGTTCGAGAAGGCCGAGTGGCTGCGGTCCGCGTACTGGAGCGAATCGGTGTGGCCGACGATCAGCATCTGGTTCTCCATCTGCGCGAACAGCGGCCCGAGGTTGCGCAGCAGCTTGCGGAAGCGCTCGCTCAGCATCGCGCTGCCACGGGCGAACATGCCCTGCCCTTCGGTGTCGTGCAGCATCACGCGCAGGCCGTACGGGGTCACGACGGCCTGCATGTTGTTCGCGAGACCGGCTTCCTCGCTCATGCGCGCGAGCACGCGCGACAGCGCCTGCAGGTCGCTCGGGCTCTCGTACCGCGTGCGGTCCACGTGCTGCTTGTCGGTCGGGTCCGGCACGTCGACGTCGTTGTTGCCGGGCTTGGCCGAGCCGGTCTGGCGCGGCATCGGCTCCCGGGCGATCAGGCTGCCGCGGGGGCCGCCCATCGTCTCGGGCATCACGCCCTGCCCTTCGTCCATCAGGCTGCCACCCGGGGCGCGCATGACTTCCTGAATGAGTTCCTGCTGGCGCGCGGCCATCAGCCACAGCACGAGGAACAGGCACATCAGTGCCAGGCAGAAGTCCGCGAACGCGACCTTCCACGCACCACCGTGCTCGTCGTGCTCGTGGCGCTTGCCGCCACGTTTCACGATCTGCTCGTGGTGCGCGTCGTCGCGCTTGCCCTTGGCTTTGTCAGGCTTGTTGAGCACGCTGGTCTCCGGCCCTGCGGCGCGGGGTGTCGGCGTCCGCCCCGGCGTCGTCGCCACCACCCATCGAATTGATCCACGACTCGAGCTGCGCGAAGCTCGGCTTGATGTTCAGCTGCACGAGGCGGCGGCCCGCGTCGATCGCGAGCAGCGCGGGCTTGCCCGCCACGTGCGTGACCAGCACGACCTTGACGCTCTCGAACGTCGACAGCTCCTGCTTCACGAGCTGCTTCATCACGTTGGCGATGGGGTCCAGCACGCCGTAGCAGAAGAAGATGCCGATGAACGTGCCCACCATCGCGGCGCCTACGCGCTCGGCGATCTCGGCGGAGCTGGCGCCCTCGCCCACGGTGTTCATGGTCATCACGATGCCCAGCACCGCAGCCAGGATGCCGAAGCCCGGCATCGCCTCGCCGATCTTCTGGAGCGACTTGGCCGGCTGCTGCAGTTCCTCGAAGATGGCCTCGATCTCCTGCTCCAGCACACCTTCGAGTTCGTGCGCGCTGATCTTGCCCATGGCCATCAGGCGGAAGTTGTCGACGATGAAGGCGATCAGCTTCGGCTCCTCGAGCACCAGCGGGTACCGCAGGAACAGCTCGCTCTCGTGCGGCGCCTCGACGTGGGCGTCGAGCGCCTTCAGGCCGCCGGCGGCCGTCTGCAGCAGCTCGTACATGAGCAGCAGCAACTGGCGCTGGAACTCCGAGCCCTGCAGCTTGCGCTTCATGATCTGGCGGAACTGGACGATCATCTCGCTCAGCACGTGGCGCGGGTTGCCGATGATCAGCGCGCCGAAGCCGGCACCCGCGATGATCAGCAGTTCCACGGGTTCCCAGATCAGGCGGATGCTGCCGCCCATGAGCAGCAGCCCGCCGAAGACGCAGGACAGCACGATGCCGATGCCGATGAAGAGTTGCATGGTTCCAGTCCGTCCGGGGTTCAGTTCTTTTCGAGCAGCGCCTTCATCTTCTTGAGCGCTCCCTTGTTGAGTTGACACACGCGGGCGTCGGTCAGGCCGAGCACCGCGGCGATTTCCTTGTAGCTGAGCTCATGCTCGTAATAGAGCTGGATCACGCGCTGCTCGCGTTCGTCCAGCGCCTTCAGGCCCTGCTCGATCGAGCGGCGGACCGTCATCTGTTCTTCCGGGTTCGCGCCATGCGAGGGCATCTGCACCAGGTCGCTCACGAGTTCGTCGAAGCTCGCGATGGTTTCGGCGTTCTCGGCCAGGAGGTGTTCCTGGTAGGCGTCGGCGGACAGGCCGAGGGCCGTGCGGATCTCCGCCTCGGACGGCTCGCGGCCCAGGCGGCGCGTGAGTTCGCGCACGGCGTCGCGCACGCGGTGGCTTTCCTGGCGCACGGCGCGCGGGCGCCAGTCCTGGCGGCGCAGCTCGTCGAGGATGGCGCCGCGGATCCGCAGCGCGGCAAAACCGCCGAACTGCGCGTCGGGTTCGCCGTAGCGGCGAAGCGCCTCGAGCAGGCCCATCAGGCCGATCTGCTCCATGTCGTCGCGGTCCATCGCGCCGGAGGCCTGCGAGTTGAGCTGCCGGGCGATGCGCTTGACCAGGGGCGCGTACGCGAGCAGGTGCCGCTGCTCGTCGGCAGGGCTCAGCCCCGCGTGAGCGGCGACGTCCTGGACTTCAGCGTAACCGGCGTGCAGGTCCATGCCGTCACTCGATGATGAGCTTGCCGATCATGACTTCCGAGAACGGCTTGTCGCGCTTCTCGGCTTCATAACTGTCGGCGTAGGCCTTGTTCACCTCTTCGGCGAACTGGTCGATCGACATGCCGCCCGCGGTCGCCGGCGTCAGGGCCGACAGCGAACGCACGGCGACGCTGCGCAGCATCGGCAGGTGCTCGCGGGTGACCTTCTCGTCCTTCTCGTTCGTCTTGAAGACGAGGTCGACCGCCATGTAGTGCGAGCCCGTGTCGCCGTTCTCGCGGCGCAGCATCACGATGACCTTCTCGAGGCTCACGTACTTCGGCGGGTGCTTGCGCGCCTCTTCCGCGGCCTTCTCGGCCAGCATCTCGGGGGTCGGCTCGACCTTCGGGCGCAGCGTGTACCAGGCGGCCGCTCCGCCGACCGCGGTCAGCAGCACGCCGGTCACCACCGCGGCAATGATCAGGGGCATCTTCTTCATCGCGTCTCGCTCGTGTTGTCACCCAGGCGGAAGGCCTTGGCGAGGCCGACCTCGGCCTCGGCCAGCGCCCGGTTCGGGTCTGTGTTGTCCTGCTCGGGCTGGCGGCCGCGCGAACGGCCATCGGCGTCACGCCCCATTGCCCCGGCATCGCTCACCACGACCGACACGTCGCCGTACTGGCGCTGTCCCAGGTCCTGGCGCAGCGAATCGCCGATCGTGTTCAGCTGGCGCACCACCTCGTGGTGGGTCGCGCTCAGGTGCACCTGCAGCGCACCCGCCTCATGGCGGATCGCGATCTCGATGCGGCCCAGCTGCGGCGGCTCGAGTCGGATCACCGCCTGGTCGCTGCCGCGCTGCAGGTTCAGCTGCAGGCGGTCGCCGAGCGCCTCGGCGAGCGGCTGGCGCCACTGGGTCGGGGTGGTGGGCGACAGCTTGACGGCGGGCAGGCCGTCGTCGGCCGCCTGCGGGCGCGACGCCGCACCCGCCACGGGCGCGCGGGTGTCGTCGAGGTGGAATTCGGTGGTCTTGCCCTGCTCGGCCGGGGCCACCGCCGCCGCGCGCACCGGGGTGGCAGCCGCCGGTTCCTCGGCCGGGGCGGCGGGTTCGGCGCGCACCGGGCGCACGGCCGGGTCGACGGCGACCGGCACGGGCAGCGCAGCCTGCGGCAGCGGCGCGCGGCGCGGGGCATCGAGGGCCACGCCCTCGAGCGGGGCCGATTCGGCGGCGCCGTCGGTCTCGGCCGGCTCGGCGGCAGCGGCGTCCACGGGCGCCACGGGCAGCGGCATCGCCATCACGAACGGGTTCGGCGCGGGGGCCATGGCCGGCATGGCCGGGGCCTCGTCGGAGGTGGCCTCCTCCGCGTCGACCTCTTCGGGTGCGGCATCGAGTTGCTCCTGCGGCACGGCGGCGCCGTTCAGCAGGCCCAGCATGTCGAGGAAGGCCGACACGCCTTCCGCGCCAGCGGGCGTTCCGGCCTGCGGCAGGAGCGCGTCGAGCGCGCCGGGTTGGGACGGGGCCGGGCCGGCCGCGGTACCGATGTTCATGCGAGGAGGTCCTCCGACGTGCCGCTGGCCGCGTACGCGAGCCAGCCGTCCTTGTGGTTGTTCATGTCGTTGAGGCGCACGGCCATCGCATCCGAGCTGCGCGTGCAGAACTCGAACGCGGCGCGGTGGCTCTGGCGAAGCCGCGCGAAGGCGACCTGCTCCGGGGACGACCAATTGCCGGCCGCCTGCCACACGGGCAGCGCGGCGGCGATGTCACGGTCGGCCGCGGCCAGGGCCTCCCAGTCCGACGCGAGGCACGCGTCGTCCAGGCGGTCCTTCAGCAGGGTCATCGCGCGGTGCCGGTTCATGCGCGTTCCTGAACGCCGATCCAGCCGGAGCGCAGCGTCGTCAGCAGGCGCGTCACCTCGTCGAGGATCGAGGTGTCGAGCTGCAGGCCGACGGTGTAGAGCCGGTGGGCGCAGTAGTCGTAGAGGCGGCCGAGGTTCGCGACCACCTCGCCGCCCGATTCCTCGTCGAGCGAGCTCGAGAGACCGTTGAGGATCTCGACGCACTTGTCGAGGCTCGCCGCCTTCAGCTCGTACCGCCCCGCCTCGATGTGGCCGCGGGCGCGGGCGAGTTCCTCCAGCAGGCCGTCCATCAGGATCAGCACGAGCTGCACGGGGGTCGCCCGGGCCGTCTGGGCCTCGAGGTTGACGGCGTGGTAGTTGCTGTAGGCGTCGTAGTCCAAGGTGGTCTCTCTCGTTCGGTCAGCTGCCCGTGCTCATCGCATCGAACATGTTGGTCGTCTGTTCCATCTGCGCCTGGATGGACTGGAGCACCGTGAACTGCTTGAGGTAGCGGTTGTAGGCGCTCTCGTACTGGGCATCGAGGCGGGTCTGGCGGGTGGTCTGGGCGGCCTGCGCGGACTGCACCGAGTCCTGGCGGCGCTTGATCTGGCCGTTCAGGCTGTTGAGCCAGACGTCCAGGTACTTGTCGGTGGCGCCGAGCAGGCCGGAGCTGGTGGTCAGCGTCGCGGTGCCGAACACGGTGTCCAGGGCGTCGGGCGATGCAGCGAGCTTCTTCTCGAGTTTGGTGTTGTCGAGGGTCAGCTTGCCGTCGCGGTCGGAGCTCACGCCGAAGTCGGTCAGCTTCACGCCGCCGAAGTCCTGGCGCACGATGTCGTTGAGCTTGTTGCGCAGCGAGCGGATGCTCGAGTCCGACGAGAAGACGCCGGCGGCCGTGCCGTCCTTGACGCTGCCGGCGGTGGTCAGCGCGTCCAGCGCGGTCTTGAGCGTGTTGAACGCGTCGACGAAGGTCTTCACGTTGTTGGCGGTGCCGCTCGTGTCGTTCGCCACCGTCAGGTTGATCGGCGAGCCGCCCGAGGCCTGGGCCTGCGTGAGCGTGACCGACACGCCTTCGATGCCGGTGTAGGTGTTCGAGGCCTGCTTGACCTTGACGCCGGTGTCCTTGGCGCCGAGCCACAGGATCGCGTCCTTGCCCTGCACGAGCGTCGTGCCGGCGGAGAGGTTGGACTTCAGCGCGGCGTTGCTGATCGTGGAGGCGTTCACCGTGATCTCGCCGGCCTCGCCGGTGGCGGCGGAGGTCAGCACGAGCTGGGTGGTGTTGCCGGTCGTCAGCACCGAGGCCGTGACCTTGCCCTTGTTGTCGGCGGCCGAGTTGATCGCGCGGGCCATCTCGGCCTGCGACAGCGTGCCGTTGCCGTCGATGTCGGCCGTGGAGAAGTCCACGTCGAACGCGGCGATGCCGCCCTGGCTGATCGACAGCGTGCCGGTCACCGGCACCGGCACGGCCGGCAGGTCGGTGAAGACGACCTGGCTGGCGGTGGCGACCTGCTCGATGAAGAGCGGGTACGTGCCGGGCGTGGCCTTGGTCGTCGTGGTCGCCGTGGCGAAGCCGGTGCTGCTGAACGTGGCCGAGCTCGCGACCATCGTCTTCTTGTTCGACAGGCCGGCGACGGCCGTGTCGAACGCCTTGAGCGCCGACTGCAGCTTGGTCAGGCCCGTGGCCTGGGCCTGGGAGCGCTGGGTCTGCGTCGTCAGCTGCGTCTGCGCGGCCTGGACGTAGGCGTTCGCCAGCGCGGTGGCGGTGGATGCGGGGTCAAACGAGGTGGCCATGGGGTGCTCCCGGTGGGTGGTAGACGAGGGTTTCCTCGTTCAAGGCGACCGGAATCGCCCCCATGTGAAATTGGCGGCCGTTCATCGGGTCAGCCCCCGCGCCCAGACCTGGGTCGCCATGTCGTCCAGGCGCTTCTGGTCCTGGCGGTCCCGCGCCTGGCGGATCCGTGCGGACTGCTCGTCCAGCACCTGGCCCAGCACCTCGCGCTTGAGCGAGGCGGTGTTCAGCGCGCGCTGGGTCACGGCCATGTCGGCCTCGTGCAGCGCCAGGTCCTGGCGGTGCGTGTCGACCATCGCCAGCACCGTCTGCTTGTAGCCTGCATGGTTCATCGACAGCATGGGCGACAGCGCACCCGGGCGCGTGTCGCCGCTGCTGCCGGCGCACAGGCGCTCCAGGCGGTCGAGGTTCTTCTGGTAGCGGTCGCGCACGGCCTGCTTTTCGGCCATCGTGGCGGCGAGGCGGTCGACCTCGCGGCCGCGGAGGTCCACGAGCGTCGACAGGCTGCGGGTGGTGTCGGTGGCTCCGCTCATGCCATCAGGTCCTCGAGGTGGGTCACGCAGGTGTCCATGGGAGCGGCTTCGTTGGTGCCCTGGCGCAGGAACGCGTCCATGCGGGGCGACAGTTCGACGGCGCGGTCGGTGACCGGGTCCGCGCCCGGCACGTAGGCGCCGAGCGGGATCAGGTCGCGCACGCGGGCGTGGCGGGCGGCCATTTCCTTCAGCGCGCGGGCGGCGTTCAGGTGCGGCTTGTCGACCACCTGGGCCATGCAGCGGCTGATGGACTGGGCGATGTCGATGGCCGGGTAGTGGCCGCGCTCGGCGAGTTCGCGGGTCAGCACGATGTGGCCGTCGAGGATGGCGCGGGCGGTGTC
This genomic stretch from Piscinibacter gummiphilus harbors:
- the fliD gene encoding flagellar filament capping protein FliD; this encodes MATSFDPASTATALANAYVQAAQTQLTTQTQRSQAQATGLTKLQSALKAFDTAVAGLSNKKTMVASSATFSSTGFATATTTTKATPGTYPLFIEQVATASQVVFTDLPAVPVPVTGTLSISQGGIAAFDVDFSTADIDGNGTLSQAEMARAINSAADNKGKVTASVLTTGNTTQLVLTSAATGEAGEITVNASTISNAALKSNLSAGTTLVQGKDAILWLGAKDTGVKVKQASNTYTGIEGVSVTLTQAQASGGSPINLTVANDTSGTANNVKTFVDAFNTLKTALDALTTAGSVKDGTAAGVFSSDSSIRSLRNKLNDIVRQDFGGVKLTDFGVSSDRDGKLTLDNTKLEKKLAASPDALDTVFGTATLTTSSGLLGATDKYLDVWLNSLNGQIKRRQDSVQSAQAAQTTRQTRLDAQYESAYNRYLKQFTVLQSIQAQMEQTTNMFDAMSTGS
- the fliJ gene encoding flagellar export protein FliJ, with amino-acid sequence MSGATDTTRSLSTLVDLRGREVDRLAATMAEKQAVRDRYQKNLDRLERLCAGSSGDTRPGALSPMLSMNHAGYKQTVLAMVDTHRQDLALHEADMAVTQRALNTASLKREVLGQVLDEQSARIRQARDRQDQKRLDDMATQVWARGLTR